One Tursiops truncatus isolate mTurTru1 chromosome 3, mTurTru1.mat.Y, whole genome shotgun sequence DNA segment encodes these proteins:
- the APC gene encoding adenomatous polyposis coli protein isoform X5, translated as MAAASYDQLLKQVEALKMENSNLRQELEDNSNHLTKLETEASNMKEVLKQLQGSIEDEAMASSGQIDLLERLKELNLDSSNFPGVKLRSKMSLRSYGSREGSVSSRSGECSPVPMGSFPRRGFVNGSRENTGYLEELEKERSLLLADLDKEEKEKDWYYAQLQNLTKRIDSLPLTENFSLQTDMTRRQLEYEARQIRVAMEEQLGTCQDMEKRAQRRITRIQQIEKDILRIRQLLQSQATEAERSSQSKHEAGSHEAERQNESQGVAEINMATSGSGQGSTARIDHETASVLSSSSTHSAPRRLTSHLGTKVEMVYSLLSMLGTHDKDDMSRTLLAMSSSQDSCISMRQSGCLPLLIQLLHGNDKDSVLLGNSRGSKEARARASAALHNIIHSQPDDKRGRREIRVLHLLEQIRAYCETCWEWQEAHEQGMDQDKNPMPAPVEHQICPAVCVLMKLSFDEEHRHAMNELGGLQAIAELLQVDCEMYGLTNDHYSITLRRYAGMALTNLTFGDVANKATLCSMKGCMRALVAQLKSESEDLQQVIASVLRNLSWRADVNSKKTLREVGSVKALMECALEVKKESTLKSVLSALWNLSAHCTENKADICAVDGALAFLVGTLTYRSQTNTLAIIESGGGILRNVSSLIATNEDHRQILRENNCLQTLLQHLKSHSLTIVSNACGTLWNLSARNPKDQEALWDMGAVSMLKNLIHSKHKMIAMGSAAALRNLMANRPAKYKDANIMSPGSSLPSLHVRKQKALEAELDAQHLSETFDNIDNLSPKASHRSKQRHKQNLYGDYVFDTNRHDDNRSDNFNTGNMTVLSPYLNTTVLPSSSSSRGSLDSSRSEKDRSLERERGISLVNYHPATENPGTSSKRGLQISTTAAQIAKVMEEVSAIHTSQEDRSSGSTPELHCGTDERNALRRSSTAHTHANSYNFTKSENSNRTCPVPYAKVEYKRSSNDSLNSVSSSDGYGKRGQMKPSVESYSEDEESKFCSYGQYPADLAHKIHSANHMDDNDGELDTPINYSLKYSDEQLNSGRQSPSQNERWARPKHIIEDEIKQNEERQSRSQSTTYPVYPESTDDKHLKFQPHFGQQECVSPYRSRAANGSETNRVGSNHGINQNVNQSLCQEDDYEDDKPTNYSERYSEEEQHEEEERPTNYSIKYNEEKHHVDQPIDYSLKYTTDIPSSQKPAFSFSKNSSGQSTKTEHISSSSENTATPSSNAKRQNQLHHSSAQSRSGQTQKATSSSCKVPSINQETIQTYCVEDTPICFSRCSSLSSLSSAEDEIGCDQTTQEADSANTLQIAEIKESSGTRSTEDSVSEVPTVSQHVRTKSSRLQASGLSSESTRHKAVEFSSGAKSPSKSGAQTPKSPPEHYVQETPLMFSRCTSVSSLDSFESRSIASSVQSEPCSGMVSGIISPSDLPDSPGQTMPPSRSKTPPPPPPQSAQTKQEVPKNKAPSAEKRESGPKQAAVNAAVQRVQVLPDADALLHFATESTPDGFSCSSSLSALSLDEPFIQKDVELRIMPPVQENDNGNETENEQPEESNESQGKEAEKPTDSEKDLLDDSDDDDIEILEECIISAMPTKSSRKAKKPAQTSSKVPPPVARKPSQLPVYKLLPSQNRLQAQKHVSFTPGDDMPRVYCVEGTPINFSTATSLSDLTIESPPNELAAGEGVRAGTQSGEFEKRDTIPTEGRSTDEAQTGKASSVTIPELDDNKTEGDILAECINSAMPKGKSHKPFRVKKIMDQVQQASMSSSGTNKNQLDGKKKKPTSPVKPIPQNTEYRTRVRKNTDSKNNLNAERNFSDNKDSKKQNLKNNSKDFNDKVPNNEDRVRGSFTFDSPHHYTPIEGTPYCFSRNDSLSSLDFDDDDVDLSREKAELRKGKESKESEAKVTNHTELTSNQQSANKTQAVPKHPINRGQPKPVLQKQSTFPQPSKDIPDRGAATDEKLQNFAIENTPVCFSRNSSLSSLSDIDQENNNNKENEPIKETEPPDSQGEPSKPQASGYAPKSFHVEDTPVCFSRNSSLSSLSIDSEDDLLQECISSAMPKKKKPSRLKADNEKHSPRNMGGILAEDLTLDLKDIQRPDSEHGLSPDSENFDWKAIQEGANSIVSSLHQAAAAACLSRQASSDSDSILSLKSGISLGSPFHLTPDQEEKPFASNKGPRILKPGEKSTLEAKKLESENKGIKGGKKVYRSLITGKIRSNSEVSSQMKQPLQTNMPSISRGRTMIHIPGVRNSSSSTSPVSKKGPPLKTPASKSPSEGQAATTSPRGAKPSVKSELSPVTRQASQTPGSNKGPSRSGSRDSTPSRPAQQPLSRPMQSPGRNSISPGRNGISPPNKLSQLPRTSSPSTASTKSSGSGKMSYTSPGRQMSQQNLTKQTGLSKNVSSIPRSESASKGLSQMSTSNGSNKKVELSRMSSTKSSGSESDRSERPVLVRQSTFIKEAPSPTLRRKLEESASFESLSPSSRPDSPSRSQAQTPILSPSLPDMSLSTHSSVQAGGWRKLPPNLSPTIEYNDGRPVKRHDIARSHSESPSRLPINRSGTWKREHSKHSSSLPRVSTWRRTGSSSSILSASSESSEKAKSEDEKHVNSTSGTKLTKENQVSTKGTWRKMKESEISPTNSTSQTTSSGAANGAESKTLIYQMAPAVSKTEDVWVRIEDCPINNPRSGRSPTGNTPPVIDTVSEKGNPNTKDSKDHQGKQNVSNGSAPVRTMGLENRLNSFIQVDAPDQKGTEGKPGQSHPVPASETNESSIAERTPFSSSSSSKHSSPSGTVAARVSPFNYNPSPRKSSADSTSARPSQIPTPVNNNTKKRDSKSDNTESSGTQSPKRHSGSYLVTSV; from the exons AGGTCATCTCAGAGCAAGCATGAAGCCGGCTCACATGAAGCTGAGCGACAGAATGAAAGTCAAGGAGTGGCAGAAATCAACATGGCAACTTCGGGTAGTGGTcag GGTTCAACTGCACGAATAGATCACGAAACAGCCAGTGTTTTGAGTTCTAGCAGCACACATTCTGCTCCTCGAAGGCTGACAAGTCATCTGGGAACCAAG GTGGAAATGGTGTATTCATTGTTGTCAATGCTTGGTACTCATGATAAGGATGATATGTCGCGAACTTTGCTAGCTATGTCTAGCTCCCAAGACAGCTGTATATCCATGCGACAGTCTGGATGTCTTCCTCTCCTCATCCAGCTTTTACATGGCAATGACAAAGACTCTGTGTTGTTGGGAAATTCCCGGGGCAGTAAAGAGGCTCGGGCCAGGGCCAGTGCAGCACTCCACAACATCATTCACTCACAGCCTGATGACAAGAGAGGCAGGCGTGAAATCCGAGTCCTTCATCTTTTGGAACAGATACGAGCTTACTGTGAAACCTGTTGGGAGTGGCAGGAAGCCCATGAACAAGGCATGGACCAGGACAAAAATCCAA TGCCAGCTCCTGTTGAACATCAAATCTGTCCTGCTGTGTGTGTTCTAATGAAACTTTCGTTTGATGAGGAGCATAGACACGCGATGAATGAACTTG GGGGACTGCAGGCCATTGCAGAATTATTGCAAGTGGACTGTGAAATGTATGGACTTACTAATGACCACTACAGTATTACCTTAAGACGATATGCAGGAATGGCTTTGACAAACTTGACTTTCGGAGATGTAGCCAACAAG GCTACACTATGCTCTATGAAAGGCTGCATGAGAGCACTTGTGGCCCAACTAAAATCTGAAAGTGAGGACTTACAGCAG GTTATTGCAAGTGTTTTGAGGAATCTGTCTTGGAGAGCAGATGTAAATAGTAAAAAGACTTTGCGTGAAGTTGGAAGTGTGAAAGCATTGATGGAATGTGCTTTGGAAGTGAAAAAG GAATCAACCCTCAAAAGCGTATTGAGTGCCTTATGGAATTTGTCAGCACACTGCACTGAGAATAAAGCTGATATATGTGCCGTAGATGGTGCGCTTGCATTTTTGGTTGGCACGCTCACTTACCGGAGCCAGACAAATACTTTAGCTATTATTGAAAGTGGAGGTGGGATATTACGGAATGTGTCCAGCTTGATAGCTACGAATGAGGACCACAG gcaAATCCTAAGAGAGAATAATTGCTTACAAACCTTATTACAACACTTGAAATCTCACAGTTTGACAATAGTCAGTAATGCATGTGGAACCTTGTGGAATCTCTCAGcaagaaatcctaaagatcaggAAGCATTATGGGACATGGGAGCAGTCAGCATGCTCAAGAACCTCATTCATTCAAAGCACAAGATGATTGCTATGGGAAGTGCTGCAGCTTTAAGGAATCTCATGGCAAATAGACCTGCAAAGTATAAGGATGCCAATATCATGTCTCCTGGTTCAAGCTTGCCTTCTCTTCATGTCAGGAAACAAAAAGCCCTAGAAGCAGAATTAGATGCTCAGCATTTATCAGAAACTTTTGACAATATTGACAATTTAAGTCCCAAGGCATCTCATCGTAGTAAGCAGAGACACAAGCAAAATCTCTATGGTGACTATGTTTTTGACACCAATCGACATGATGATAATAGGTCAGACAATTTTAATACTGGAAACATGACTGTCTTGTCACCATATTTAAATACTACAGTGTTGCCCAGCTCCTCTTCATCAAGGGGAAGTTTAGATAGTTCTCGTTCTGAGAAAGATAGAAGTTTGGAGAGAGAACGAGGTATTAGCCTAGTCAACTACCACCCAGCAACAGAAAATCCAGGAACCTCTTCGAAGCGAGGTTTGCAGATTTCTACCACTGCAGCCCAGATTGCCAAAGTCATGGAAGAAGTGTCAGCCATTCATACCTCCCAGGAAGACAGAAGTTCTGGGTCTACCCCGGAACTACATTGTGGGACAGATGAGAGGAATGCACTAAGAAGAAGCTCTACCGCCCACACACATGCAAACTCTTACAACTTCACCAAGTCAGAAAACTCAAACAGGACATGTCCAGTGCCATATGCCAAAGTAGAATACAAGAGATCTTCAAATGATAGTTTAAATAGTGTCAGCAGTAGTGATGGTTATGGTAAAAGAGGTCAAATGAAACCTTCAGTTGAATCCTATTCTGAAGATGAGGAAAGTAAATTTTGCAGCTATGGTCAGTATCCAGCTGACCTAGCCCATAAAATACATAGTGCAAATCATATGGATGATAATGATGGAGAACTAGATACACCAATAAATTATAGTCTTAAATATTCTGATGAACAGTTGAACTCCGGAAGGCAAAGTCCTTCACAGAATGAAAGGTGGGCAAGACCCAAACATATAatagaagatgaaataaaacaaaatgaggaaAGACAATCAAGGAGTCAAAGCACAACTTATCCTGTATATCCTGAGAGCACTGATGATAAACACCTCAAGTTCCAACCACATTTTGGACAGCAAGAATGTGTTTCCCCATATAGGTCAAGAGCAGCCAATGGTTCAGAAACAAATCGAGTAGGTTCTAATCATGGAATTAATCAAAATGTAAATCAGTCTTTGTGTCAGGAAGATGACTATGAAGATGATAAGCCAACCAACTATAGTGAACGTTACTCTGAGGAAGAGCAAcatgaggaagaagagagaccaACCAATTATAGcataaaatataatgaagaaaaacatcACGTGGACCAGCCTATtgattatagtttaaaatatacCACAGACATTCCTTCTTCACAGAAACCAGCATTTTCATTCTCAAAGAATTCATCTGGACAGAGCACTAAAACTGAACACATCTCTTCAAGCAGTGAGAATACAGCCACACCTTCATCGAATGCCAAGAGGCAGAATCAGCTCCATCACAGTTCAGCACAGAGCAGGAGTGGTCAGACCCAAAAAGCCACCTCTTCCTCTTGCAAAGTTCCCTCTATCAACCAAGAAACAATACAGACTTACTGTGTAGAAGATACCCCAATATGCTTTTCAAGATGTAGTTCATTATCATCTTTGTCATCAGCTGAAGACGAAATAGGGTGTGATCAGACAACACAAGAAGCAGATTCTGCTAATACCCTACaaatagcagaaataaaagaaagcagtGGAACTAGATCAACTGAAGATTCTGTGAGTGAAGTTCCAACAGTGTCACAGCACGTTAGAACCAAATCCAGCAGACTCCAGGCTTCTGGTTTATCTTCAGAATCAACCAGGCACAAAGCTGTTGAATTTTCTTCAGGGGCCAAATCTCCATCAAAGAGTGGTGCTCAGACACCTAAAAGTCCACCAGAGCACTACGTTCAGGAGACTCCACTCATGTTTAGCAGATGTACTTCTGTCAGTTCACTTGACAGTTTTGAGAGTCGTTCAATTGCCAGCTCCGTTCAGAGTGAACCCTGCAGTGGAATGGTGAGTGGCATTATAAGCCCCAGTGACCTTCCAGATAGCCCTGGACAAACCATGCCACCAAGCAGAAGTaaaacccctcctccccctcctcctcagtCAGCTCAGACTAAGCAAGAAGTACCTAAAAATAAAGCCCCTAGTGCTGAGAAGAGAGAAAGTGGCCCTAAGCAAGCTGCTGTAAATGCTGCAGTACAGAGGGTCCAGGTTCTTCCAGATGCTGATGCTTTGTTACATTTTGCCACAGAAAGTACTCCTGATGGATTTTCTTGTTCATCTAGCCTGAGTGCTCTAAGCCTCGATGAGCCATTTATTCAGAAAGATGTGGAATTAAGAATAATGCCTCCGGTTCAGGAAAATGACAATGggaatgaaacagaaaatgagCAGCCTGAAGAATCAAATGAAAGCCagggaaaagaggcagaaaaaccCACTGATTCTGAAAAAGATCTATTAGATGATTCAGATGATGATGATATTGAAATACTAGAAGAGTGTATTATTTCTGCCATGCCAACAAAATCTTCACGCAAAGCCAAAAAGCCAGCCCAGACGTCTTCCAAAGTACCTCCACCTGTGGCAAGGAAACCAAGTCAACTGCCTGTGTACAAACTTCTGCCATCACAAAACAGATTACAAGCACAAAAGCATGTTAGTTTTACACCAGGAGATGATATGCCTCGGGTGTATTGTGTAGAAGGGACACCTATAAACTTTTCCACAGCTACATCTCTAAGTGATCTAACGATAGAATCCCCTCCAAATGAGTTAGCTGCTGGAGAAGGTGTTAGAGCAGGAACACAGTCAGGTGAATTTGAAAAACGAGACACCATTCCTACAGAAGGCAGAAGTACAGATGAGGCTCAAACAGGGAAAGCCTCATCTGTAACTATACCTGAACTGGATGACAATAAAACAGAAGGTGATATTCTTGCAGAATGCATTAATTCTGCTATGCCCAAAGGAAAAAGTCACAAGCCTTTCCGTGTGAAAAAGATAATGGACCAGGTCCAACAAGCATCTATGTCTTCATCTGGAACTAACAAAAATCAATTAGATGGTAAGAAGAAGAAACCTACTTCACCAGTAAAACCTATACCACAAAATACTGAATACAGGACACGTGTAAGAAAAAATACAGactcaaaaaataatttaaatgctgaaagaaatttCTCAGACAACAAAGattcaaagaaacagaacttgaaaaataattccaagGACTTCAATGATAAGGTCCCAAATAATGAAGATCGAGTCAGAGGAAGTTTTACTTTTGACTCACCTCATCATTACACACCTATTGAAGGCACTCCGTACTGTTTTTCACGAAATGATTCTTTGAGTTCTCTagattttgatgatgatgatgtcgACCTTTCCAGGGAAAAGGCTGAATtaagaaaggggaaggaaagtaAGGAATCAGAAGCTAAAGTTACCAACCACACAGAACTAACCTCAAACCAACAATCAGCTAATAAGACACAAGCTGTTCCAAAACATCCAATAAATCGAGGTCAGCCTAAACCCGTGCTGCAGAAGCAATCCACTTTTCCCCAGCCCTCCAAAGATATACCAGACAGAGGGGCAGCAACAGATGAGAAATTACAGAATTTTGCTATTGAAAATACTCCGGTTTGCTTTTCCCGAAATTCCTCTCTAAGTTCTCTTAGTGACATTGatcaagaaaacaacaacaacaaggaaAATGAACCTATCAAAGAGACAGAGCCCCCTGACTCACAGGGAGAACCAAGTAAACCTCAGGCGTCAGGTTATGCTCCTAAATCATTTCACGTTGAAGATACCCCTGTTTGTTTCTCAAGAAACAGTTCTCTCAGTTCTCTCAGTATTGACTCTGAAGATGACCTGTTGCAGGAATGTATAAGTTCTGcaatgccaaaaaagaaaaagccttcaAGACTCAAGGCTGATAATGAAAAGCATAGTCCCAGAAATATGGGTGGCATATTAGCAGAAGATTTGACACTTGATTTGAAAGATATACAGAGACCAGATTCAGAACATGGTTTATCCCCTGATTCAGAAAATTTCGATTGGAAAGCTATTCAGGAAGGTGCAAATTCCATAGTAAGTAGTTTACATCAAGCTGCTGCTGCCGCATGTTTATCTAGACAAGCTTCGTCTGATTCAGATTCCATCCTTTCCCTGAAATCAGGAATCTCTCTGGGATCACCATTTCATCTTACACCTGATCAAGAGGAAAAACCCTTTGCAAGTAATAAAGGCCCACGAATTCTAAAACCTGGGGAGAAAAGTACATTGGAAGCTAAGAAGTTAGAAtctgaaaataaaggaataaaaggagggaaaaaagtttATAGAAGTTTGATTACTGGAAAAATTCGATCTAATTCAGAAGTTTCAAGCCAAATGAAACAGCCCCTTCAAACAAACATGCCTTCAATCTCTCGAGGTAGGACAATGATTCATATTCCAGGAGTTCGGAATAGCTCTTCAAGTACAAGTCCAGTTTCTAAAAAAGGCCCACCCCTTAAGACTCCAGCCTCCAAAAGCCCTAGTGAAGGTCAGGCAGCTACCACTTCCCCCAGAGGAGCCAAGCCATCAGTGAAGTCAGAATTAAGCCCTGTTACGAGGCAGGCATCCCAGACACCTGGGTCAAATAAAGGGCCTTCTAGATCAGGATCTAGAGATTCCACTCCTTCAAGACCTGCCCAGCAGCCATTAAGTAGACCTATGCAGTCTCCAGGGCGAAACTCAATTTCTCCTGGTAGAAATGGAATAAGTCCTCCCAACAAATTATCTCAGCTGCCAAGGACGTCATCCCCTAGTACTGCTTCAACTAAGTCCTCGGGTTCTGGGAAAATGTCTTACACATCTCCTGGCAGACAGATGAGCCAACAGAACCTCACCAAACAAACGGGTTTATCCAAGAATGTCAGTAGTATCCCAAGAAGTGAATCTGCCTCCAAAGGACTAAGTCAAATGAGTACTAGCAATGGATCCAATAAAAAGGTAGAACTTTCTAGAATGTCTTCAACTAAATCAAGCGGAAGTGAATCTGATAGGTCAGAGAGACCTGTATTAGTACGCCAGTCAACTTTCATCAAAGAAGCTCCAAGCCCAACCCTAAGGAGAAAATTGGAGGAATCCGCTTCATTTgaatctctttctccatcttctagACCAGATTCTCCCAGTAGGTCCCAGGCACAGACTCCAATTTTAAGTCCTTCCCTTCCTGATATGTCTCTGTCTACACATTCATCTGTTCAGGCTGGTGGATGGCGAAAACTCCCACCCAATCTCAGTCCCACCATAGAGTATAATGATGGAAGACCAGTAAAGCGCCATGACATAGCACGCTCTCATTCTGAAAGTCCTTCCAGACTTCCCATCAATAGGTCAGGAACCTGGAAACGTGAGCACAGCAAACACTCATCATCCCTTCCTCGAGTAAGCACTTGGAGGAGAACTGGAAGTTCATCCTCAATTCTTTCTGCTTCATCAGAATCTAGTGAAAAAGCAAAAAGTGAGGATGAAAAACATGTGAACTCTACTTCAGGAACCAAACTAACTAAAGAAAACCAAGTATCCACAAAAGGAacgtggagaaaaatgaaagaaagtgaaatttCTCCCACCAATAGTACTTCTCAGACCACTTCCTCAGGTGCTGCAAATGGTGCTGAATCAAAGACTCTGATTTATCAAATGGCACCTGCTGTTTCTAAAACAGAGGATGTTTGGGTGAGAATTGAGGACTGCCCCATTAACAACCCTAGGTCTGGAAGATCTCCAACAGGAAATACTCCCCCAGTGATTGACACTGTTTCAGAAAAGGGAAACCCAAACACTAAAGATTCAAAAGATCATCAGGGGAAACAAAATGTGAGCAATGGTAGTGCTCCTGTACGCACCATGGGTTTGGAAAACCGCCTGAACTCCTTTATTCAGGTAGATGCCCCAGACCAAAAAGGAACTGAGGGAAAACCGGGACAAAGTCATCCTGTCCCTGCATCAGAGACTAATGAAAGTTCAATAGCTGAACGTACCCCATTTAGTTCTAGCAGCTCAAGCAAGCACAGTTCACCGAGTGGGACTGTTGCTGCCAGAGTGAGTCCTTTTAATTACAACCCAAGCCCAAGGAAAAGCAGCGCAGATAGCACTTCAGCCCGACCATCTCAGATCCCAACGCCAGTGAATAACAACACAAAGAAACGAGATTCAAAAAGTGACAATACAGAATCCAGTGGAACTCAAAGTCCTAAACGCCATTCTGGGTCTTACCTTGTGACATCTGTTTAA